A region of Vigna radiata var. radiata cultivar VC1973A chromosome 6, Vradiata_ver6, whole genome shotgun sequence DNA encodes the following proteins:
- the LOC106764776 gene encoding ubiquitin-conjugating enzyme E2 10 yields the protein MASKRILKELKDLQKDPPTSCSAGPVAEDMFHWQATIMGPPDSPYAGGVFLVTIHFPPDYPFKPPKVAFRTKVFHPNINSNGSICLDILKEQWSPALTISKVLLSICSLLTDPNPDDPLVPEIAHMYKTDRNKYESTARSWTQKYAMG from the exons ATGGCGTCGAAGCGAATTTTGAAGGAGCTTAAGGATTTGCAGAAGGACCCTCCAACTTCTTGCAGTGCCG gTCCTGTTGCTGAAGACATGTTTCATTGGCAAGCAACAATTATGGGTCCTCCGGACAGTCCTTATGCGGGAGGTGTTTTCCTAGTGACTATTCATTTCCCTCCAGATTATCCCTTCAAGCCACCCAAG GTTGCATTTAGGACGAAAGTATTCCACCCAAACATAAATAGCAATGGAAGCATTTGCCTCGATATATTAAAAGAGCAGTGGAGCCCTGCCCTAACCATTTCCAAG GTGTTGCTTTCAATTTGTTCCCTGTTAACGGACCCAAATCCTGATGATCCTTTGGTCCCTGAAATTGCCCACATGTACAAGACAGACAGGAATAAATACGAGTCGACTGCAAGAAGCTGGACCCAGAAATATGCCATGGGCTAA